ATTTTAAGAAACTAACCACTCATCGTTTTTTTCTTGAAGGGGGTAAACTTACGCCACAGAAAATCGAAATGTTTTTTCTGGCCTGTTATGATATCGATCGTTTCCGCAATTTCGTATTCGAAAGCAGTTTTCTGGAAAAATTCGAGGTTGACGATGTCATGCGTGAAAAGATACGCCGGGATGATCTTGAAATGCTGAAGTTCGGCTATAACTGGCTTCGTTTTTCCATGTTCGGCGATTCAACCATGACGGTCAGGCAATCGGTTTACGATTCCCGTAAGGCCGAACTTGATGCAAAAATGAAAAAGGAGAAGGATTAAGAATCCGGCCAATAGTGACTACTCAACGATTCCCCAAAAATACCAATTTTGGATTTATCCCCGATTGTCATAATCGGGGATTTTTTATAAGCGGCCGCGGACCAATTCGCCGACCGTTTTTTTCTCGAGATCACCGTTCACGAAATTATAAATCATAACTGCGGCGGGATCATCCATCAGGCTTCCAATAGCGCCGGAAAAGGTCAAATCACCCAATGACTTGAGAGCCAGAATCGAGGCCGCTCTCATTTCCGGATGGTCATCGTTCAGGGTTTCGGCGATCTGTCCGGCCACATGGACAAATGGTTTCTTTTTCAACCTTGCCGCCCTGGCAATAGCCAGCCTGGTTCCTCGTTCAAATGGCTCTTCGATCACGAATGACGACAATACGAGTCCGTATTCATCTATCAGAGAGGGAACGTTGACAAGTATTTCGCCGATGGCTTCGGGGGCGTGCCAGCACAAATTTCCCGATTCCTCGTTCATCATCCAGAAAAGACGGGTCAGAGTCTGCCGGACACCCTCGGGATTCGTTTGAACCAGTTGTCGGGCTACAAGTCCGATTGCCTCGATAGCCCGCCATCGAATCAATTCCTTGGGCGAGAACAGGGTTGAAATCAATATTCGATTTATTCCCGTATCGTTTTGTCCCCAGGATTGAATTATATCCATATCGCGGGCATGCAATATTTTTTCCACGTTTGATTTTTGAATTCGAAAGCCGGATTTTCCCATATTCCCTGCCGATTTGGTCATTATTCCATCTCGCGGTTAATTTATTAGACTTATACTTTAACAGTCTATTATACTCATTCCGCCAGTCTCGAGGCAACCTTTTTAAGCGCGGCGCCAAACTGATCTATCAAATTAATTGAAACGATCACATTGTTCGACAATCGATCCGTCATCTGCATTGCCCGGAATAGATTTACCTTGACAAGAAGCCGGCAAAGCCGTTTATTTTAAATAAGCTATGTACTAAAAAATGGGTTAAAAGCGCTGGTTGCTGATTCCAGATACTAACGGCGTCTTCTCTGATAACGTCTCTAAAAGCGCTTTTTGAATAGGAATAATATGGTATGGGTAAAGAAATATGCATATACCATTAATCCACCCCGGCAAGATAATATATTGCATCAACGGTCAATTTAAGGAATAGTTCACGTATCATTATATCTTAATGATACGTTGTGTATTAACCCTTTAACCATTTACCACCGTTATTCAAGTACCTAAGGAGGTGAGAGAATGATTTATCTGGTGGATCCGGAAACTGCTGTTAAGCAGAAATGCATTCCGTTTGTCTGCACAGCGTTCTGCAAGCCGGGCAATGTCTATTACCCAATGTATGGCATTGACCCGCTGGAAGCTTAAGTAAGAACGAAATCAGAATGGGAGGGGTTTTTAACCCCTCCCGTATAATGGCAACAAATAACCGGCAGTGTGATTTTATGGCTAAGTTTTCAAGATATAATCATTTTCAACCCTGGAAGGACGGTAATTATATCGCCTACAACGCCCGAACCGGGGCCATTGCACTGATGACCGAGGAAAATTATCGGGTCTATCGAAATATGTATGAGAAACTATCTCGGAATCCTGTCACCGATCCGGATCCGGAAGAAAAGGAATTGGCGGAGCAATTGAAATATGGCGGATTTCTTCTAAATAATGATGGCGATGAATTGGACCAGCTTGAATTCCGGCACTTATTAAACCGCTATGACCGCACTTCGCTGGGGCTGATTGTCGCCCCGACCATGGCCTGTAATATGGCCTGCAAGTATTGCTTCGAATCCGATAAAAGGGGCCGCATGTCTACCGAAACGATTGAGGCTCTGCTTCAGTTTATCGAAAAACAGGCTCGAAATCTTGATTTTGTAGATATTGCCTGGTATGGCGGCGAGCCGCTTTTGGCTTTGAATATAATCGAGGATATAACCGAGTCGGTACTGGATCTGGCCCGAGAATATAAAGTCCGTTATGCCTCATCGATGATTACCAATGGCTATCTCCTGACCCCGGAAAATGTTGATAAACTGGTAAAACTTCGCGTTTCCAGTTTGCAGATCACACTTGACGGTCCGCGCCGGGTGCATGATGAAAACCGGCCCCTCAAAAATGGCCGAGGATCTTACGACACCATTCTGCAAAATATTAAATACGCCTCAACCAAGCTGGCGGTCGGGCTGAGAGTGAATATTGACAAGAATTTCAACGGGCAGGTTTTGTCGGAATTGCTTGAAGAATTGAATGATAACGGTCTTCGGGATAAAATCGGCCTTTACTTCGGGATGCTGGAACCGTGGTCCAATGTCTGCGTCAATATCGCCGAAGGCTGTTATAGCAGTCTTGAATTTTCGAAGGCAGAAATCGAATATTACCGTTTGCTTCATGAGGAAGGTTTCAGTATTGAAAAACTTCCCATGCCGATCTCAGTTGCCTGCCTGACTCAGAATGTCAATTGCTTTATTGTCGATGCCGACGGTGATTTATATAAATGTTTCTGTCAGGTCGGAGACAAAAAACTGAGTTTCGGCAATATCCGTAATGAAATCGATTATGATCACCCCAATTTCAGGCGCATTTTCGGACTCAATCCTTTCAAGGATGAAATGTGCCAATCATGCGATATTCTGCCTATCTGTATGGGTGGTTGCCCGGCTCGCCGGGTTGATCGAAATCTGAGCGGTGAACAATTGTGCGAATCCTGGCGGCATAATCTCCCCCAGATGCTGGAGATAATAGCCCTATCCAAACAACAGCAGAAAAAACAAAAAACAGCTGAGATAAAGGAGTCATAAACCATGAGCGATTTCGAATTTATTCCCCGGGCCGTGGTCTGGGAAATTACCTTCGCCTGTAATATGAACTGCATCCATTGCGGTACCGCGGCGGGAAAGAAACGAGAGAATGAGTTGACCACCGAAGAAGCGATGCATCTTATCGACGAACTGGCTGATCTGGGAGCGACCCAGATTACCCTGTCCGGTGGGGAACCGATGTTAAGAAAAGATTGGCGGGAGCTGGCGCGAAAAGTCAAATCCCGCGGCGTCCAGTGCCTGTTGATAACCAATGGCTATATTGTCACCCAGGAAATAGTCAATGATTTCGCGGCTTTGAAAATTGATCGGGTCGGGGTCAGTCTCGATGGCATGCAGGAAACGCATGACAAAATCCGACGCCGCAAAAACAGCTGGGAGAGGGCGATCAATGCCCTTAAAATGATCTGCGATAACGGGACCATCGCGCATACTGCCGTCAGCAGTATTTCAACTCTGAATTTCCATGAACTCGATCAAATTCGTGATAAACTCCTTGAAATCGGCTGTAAACGATGGCGGATACAGATGGTGACCGGGACAGGTCGGATGCAGGAGAGCAAAAATGAGGTCATGACCGTCGAAATGCTGCCCCGCTTTATCGACAAGTTGATCGAATACAAAAAGGACAATCGAATTCATATCAGTGTCGGCGAGAATATCGGCTATTTTGGCTGTCGCGGCACTGAATTGTGGGATGATATGCCCTATTTCGGATGTTTCGCCGGAACCCGGATTGCCGGGGTCGAATCCGATGGCACGGTCAAGGGTTGTCTCTCGATGCCGGAAGACTTCGTGGAAGGCAATATCCGCGATTCCTCATTTAAAGATATCTGGAATAATCCCGAGGGCTTCGCTTACAATCGCCAATTTACCCGGGAAACAGCCGATGGGGAATGCCATGATTGCCGGTACCTGCCGCTTTGTCGGGGTGGGTGTACTACGACTTCCTTTGCGGCCACCGGAAGCCGGGCCAATAATCCGTACTGCATTTACCGGATCGAGAAAAAACAGGGCATTAAACCGCGGGAGACCCAATTGATTCGGGATATTCTTGCTGATTTTGAACCGGTCGAAGCGGCCGCGGATTAGACAGCGAAGGAAAATATCGGTGATAGCCGGAAAAAAACCATCCATCCTGATGGTCTATCCGTCCTGCTTTTATTATCCCAATTATATGAGCAGGTTGGAGTTGAAGACCTCACAGTTGCTTCTGGCCTCGTATTTGGCCCGATATTTCCCGGTTGAGTATGCTGATTTTGAAATTAGTATCGGTCGAGCCAATTCCGAGCTTCAGGTTAAAAGGTACACCCGTCAGGTAAGGAAATTTTTGGAGGAACGGGAATTTGACATCCTGGCCATATCCTGCTGGACCAGTTTATCTTATCAGGCCACCCTGGTTACCGCCCGAATCTGCCGGGAGTTATATCCGGATCGACTGATTGTCGTCGGGGGTTATCATCCCTCGGCCCGGCCGCAGGACTTTATCACCGATGATAAAGTCGTGGACTATGTATTACTGGGCGAGGGCGAGTTAACACTGAAGGATATTGCGGACGATTTTGGCCATTCCGGCCGCCCCGCCGGGACCGTTATTGCTCCCTGCAAAACCTTGCCCGGGGAGCAATTCGTTGATTACGATTGGACCCTGCTGGATGGATTTGTCAGCACTCACTTCCCCGATGGTATTCCGAGTCTGTACCTTTATTTATCCCGTGGCTGCCCCTTCGGATGTACTTTCTGCATGGAACCCCTTAAAGAACGCAAATGGCGGGCCTATCCTCCCGAAACGGCAATAAATATTCTCCAGACCGCGGCTAATCGGTTTAAAGCCTATTCCATTGCCATTTCCGATGCCTGTTTCGGCATGAGAACCTCATGGCGAAAAGAATTTCTGAAACTACTGGAGAAACTCAAGCCCGAATACTGGTTGATTTTTGAAACCCGGCCGGAGTATCTTGATGCCGAAGATATCAAGATGTTATGCGGTCTTAAGGTCGAAGTGCAATTCGGAATCGAAAGCGGCAGTGCCGATATGTTGTCATTGATGAAAAAAACCAGACAACCGCGCCGGTTTCTTGACAGGTTCAGCGATATCAGCCGGATGCTCTCCGAGCATGATATCCTCCATCGCGCCAACCTGATATTCAACCATCCCGGAGAAACCAGGCAAACACTTCGGGAAACGTTCGATTTTATAGATCATGAACTGGAACGCCGGGATAGTACCCTTATCTGGGCCCCGCATGGCTATATGCATTTCCCGGGATGCGAACTTGATCGCAACATGGAATTCTATTGCGATAAATTCGGCAGTCGTTTTATCAGCACCGACTGGTGGAAAGGAACGACCGACCAGTATGAAAACAGCCTGAAATTCATCCCATCCACGGACCTGGAGGGTAATGACACGGATATGTGGCGTCGGATGATTGCCGAGCGCGAAGAGAAATTCAAAACCACGCTCTCTCCCCGGGCTTTCCGGTTTGCCGCCAACAAATATCGCCAGGATTGGAAAAATGACGCTCGATACGAAGAAAGTAAAAAGGCTCTGGGACTATCTTAGACCGTACTGGCATTTAGAGCTTCTGACCTTTCTGGTCATGGCAGTCCTGGCCACCCTGGCCCTGGCCTTGCCGGTGGCTGTTAAATACCTCATCGATGATTTAATACCGGGTCTGATCGCCGGCGCCGACAATGGTATCAGGATCAAACCGGTAGTATATTTCGGATTAGTCCTGGGCGGGATTTATTTCGCCCAGATTATTTTTTCCTGGGCCCGGGATTATCTGGCCGGATATATCGGAGCCAATATTATCGCCGACCTGCGGTCGCAGTTATTCGGCCACCTGGAGCGTCTTTCTCTCAAATTTCACCAGTCCCATCAGGTCGGGGAAATCATGTCCCGAACCATTTCCGATGTGAATCGCATCCAGAGTCTGTTAACCTCGACTTTACTCATTTTTCTGACCAACATTTTCATGCTGACGGCCATTATGGTCTATCTGTTAAGCACCAATTGGATTCTCACTTTGGTTGCCATAATTCCCCTTCCGCTTACAATTCTGCTGGCCAACAAATTCGGAATCCGATTGCATCGGATCAGCAAAAAACTCCAGGAAACCATTGCGTCATTTTCCGCCCGTCTCCAGGAATCACTGGTTTCGATCAAGACCATTAAAGCCTTTGGACAGGAATCAGCCGAACAGAAGAAAATGGATAAAATCCTATCGGGGCTGACGGCGCTTTATGTTAAAAACAGCGTCACCATTTCACTGTCGGCCAATCTTGTGAATTTCGTCAACATGATCGGGCCGATAGTTGTCCTCTCATGGGGCACCTATCTTATTGCCGGGGGAACAATGAAACTGGGAACCCTGATGGCTTTCTATATGCTTCTCTCCTACTTGTACACTCCGGTTCAAAGCCTGGCCTCTTTGCACATAGAAATAAAATCAGCCATGGCCTCGGTTGATCGGTTATTCGAATATCTCGATATTCCTCCGGCTGTAATTGAACATAACAATCCGATTATACTGCAAAAGTCCCGGGGAGCCATTGGCATTGATAGTATAAGGTTCCATTACCAGGACAATGGTTTTGGTCTGGAACATTTTTCTCTTAAAATTGCCGCGAGAGAAAAAATCGCCGTGGTCGGCCCCTCCGGTTCCGGGAAAACAACCCTTGTTAATCTGATTGCTCGTTTCTATGATCCTGATGCGGGAACAATATCTCTGGATGGGATTGATATGCGCCGCATATCTCTGGAATCGCTTCGCCGCAATATAACCCTGGTGGATCAGGAACCGTTGTTGTTTAAGACAACGATATTCAATAATATCGCTTATTCCAATCCCGATCGAAATCCCGATGAAGTGAAAAAGGCGGCCATAGTGGCCAATATTCATGACTTTATTATGAGCCTTCCTGACGGCTATGAAACCGAGGTGGGCGAACGAGGGGTGACTATTTCGGGCGGAGAAAAACAACGTATCTGCCTGGCCAGGGCTATTCTGCCCGATCCGGCTATTCTGATTCTCGATGAAGCCACTTCCGCTCTCGACTCGCGTTCCGAGGAGTTAATTCAGGAGGCTCTCCAGAATATTCTCAAGGATAAAACCGCCATAATTATAGCGCATCGCCTCTCGACTATCCAGCACGCCGACCGGATAATAGTCATTGACCGGGGACGTATTATCGACCAGGGAAGTCACGAGGAATTACTGGAAAAATCCCCCCTGTATCGTGAACTGGCCAAAAGACAGCTTAAAATATGATTTAACGTAATTAGGAAGACGGCGGAGAATTGCCTCAAATAAAAAGGCCCTGAGATTTCAGGGCCTTCTCTTTTTACCGGATATTACACCGGTTATTTTATCAAAGCCATTTTGCGGGTCATCCGGTAGTTTCCGGCTTCGGCTTTGTACAGGTAAATTCCCGATGCGAAATCAGAGGCATCCCATTCAACCCGAACCTTGCCCGCCTCGGATGAACCTTCGAAGTTCGCCACCCTCTGTCCGGTGACATTGTAAACTTCGATTTTCCATTCTGAACTGGACGGGAGATTCAATTCAATCATGGTGATCGGATTGAACGGGTTGGGATAGCATGTCAGAGCAAAATTGTTGGGAATTATCTTGACGGCATACTGGTTGCCATGGTAATCGGCGGCCTCCGCCGAAACAATCCCTGCCTCGGTTTGCAGGATTTCTCCACTGCACGTGAATCCCTTTTCGAAGCTGTATATCAGGACATTGGTATTGATACCGTCATAGGACGAGATTATATCCATATGAGCCGCATCATGTCCCGGTTGAATTTCGGCCCGGCCTTCCAGAACCAGATGAACGGCGCCCAAATCCCTGTTGACGGTAATGACACTACCGCTACTGACAAACTCGGCGTTGATGTCAGGCGCTATTTTGGGAACCGGGCTGTTATCGCCGACTATGGTACGTATCAGATAAACCAGATCAGCAACCGTCAGCATGGCCCCGTCATAGTTAACATCAGTTGCCGCACTCTGACCATCGACATTGATCGTGAAAGCCGACAAACTGAAGATAAAGTAGTTGGTAAAGACAATGGCATCCCCGATTTCATTGGGAATACCGTTAAGATTGACATCACCCGGAGCATCAATGCTATCCCGGCAGATAATATC
This genomic stretch from Candidatus Zixiibacteriota bacterium harbors:
- a CDS encoding B12-binding domain-containing radical SAM protein, producing the protein MIAGKKPSILMVYPSCFYYPNYMSRLELKTSQLLLASYLARYFPVEYADFEISIGRANSELQVKRYTRQVRKFLEEREFDILAISCWTSLSYQATLVTARICRELYPDRLIVVGGYHPSARPQDFITDDKVVDYVLLGEGELTLKDIADDFGHSGRPAGTVIAPCKTLPGEQFVDYDWTLLDGFVSTHFPDGIPSLYLYLSRGCPFGCTFCMEPLKERKWRAYPPETAINILQTAANRFKAYSIAISDACFGMRTSWRKEFLKLLEKLKPEYWLIFETRPEYLDAEDIKMLCGLKVEVQFGIESGSADMLSLMKKTRQPRRFLDRFSDISRMLSEHDILHRANLIFNHPGETRQTLRETFDFIDHELERRDSTLIWAPHGYMHFPGCELDRNMEFYCDKFGSRFISTDWWKGTTDQYENSLKFIPSTDLEGNDTDMWRRMIAEREEKFKTTLSPRAFRFAANKYRQDWKNDARYEESKKALGLS
- a CDS encoding radical SAM protein, translating into MSDFEFIPRAVVWEITFACNMNCIHCGTAAGKKRENELTTEEAMHLIDELADLGATQITLSGGEPMLRKDWRELARKVKSRGVQCLLITNGYIVTQEIVNDFAALKIDRVGVSLDGMQETHDKIRRRKNSWERAINALKMICDNGTIAHTAVSSISTLNFHELDQIRDKLLEIGCKRWRIQMVTGTGRMQESKNEVMTVEMLPRFIDKLIEYKKDNRIHISVGENIGYFGCRGTELWDDMPYFGCFAGTRIAGVESDGTVKGCLSMPEDFVEGNIRDSSFKDIWNNPEGFAYNRQFTRETADGECHDCRYLPLCRGGCTTTSFAATGSRANNPYCIYRIEKKQGIKPRETQLIRDILADFEPVEAAAD
- a CDS encoding radical SAM protein, translated to MAKFSRYNHFQPWKDGNYIAYNARTGAIALMTEENYRVYRNMYEKLSRNPVTDPDPEEKELAEQLKYGGFLLNNDGDELDQLEFRHLLNRYDRTSLGLIVAPTMACNMACKYCFESDKRGRMSTETIEALLQFIEKQARNLDFVDIAWYGGEPLLALNIIEDITESVLDLAREYKVRYASSMITNGYLLTPENVDKLVKLRVSSLQITLDGPRRVHDENRPLKNGRGSYDTILQNIKYASTKLAVGLRVNIDKNFNGQVLSELLEELNDNGLRDKIGLYFGMLEPWSNVCVNIAEGCYSSLEFSKAEIEYYRLLHEEGFSIEKLPMPISVACLTQNVNCFIVDADGDLYKCFCQVGDKKLSFGNIRNEIDYDHPNFRRIFGLNPFKDEMCQSCDILPICMGGCPARRVDRNLSGEQLCESWRHNLPQMLEIIALSKQQQKKQKTAEIKES
- a CDS encoding ABC transporter ATP-binding protein; amino-acid sequence: MTLDTKKVKRLWDYLRPYWHLELLTFLVMAVLATLALALPVAVKYLIDDLIPGLIAGADNGIRIKPVVYFGLVLGGIYFAQIIFSWARDYLAGYIGANIIADLRSQLFGHLERLSLKFHQSHQVGEIMSRTISDVNRIQSLLTSTLLIFLTNIFMLTAIMVYLLSTNWILTLVAIIPLPLTILLANKFGIRLHRISKKLQETIASFSARLQESLVSIKTIKAFGQESAEQKKMDKILSGLTALYVKNSVTISLSANLVNFVNMIGPIVVLSWGTYLIAGGTMKLGTLMAFYMLLSYLYTPVQSLASLHIEIKSAMASVDRLFEYLDIPPAVIEHNNPIILQKSRGAIGIDSIRFHYQDNGFGLEHFSLKIAAREKIAVVGPSGSGKTTLVNLIARFYDPDAGTISLDGIDMRRISLESLRRNITLVDQEPLLFKTTIFNNIAYSNPDRNPDEVKKAAIVANIHDFIMSLPDGYETEVGERGVTISGGEKQRICLARAILPDPAILILDEATSALDSRSEELIQEALQNILKDKTAIIIAHRLSTIQHADRIIVIDRGRIIDQGSHEELLEKSPLYRELAKRQLKI